The genomic interval TCTCCGCCGGGGACGCGATCGGCCCGCTCGACGTGGCGCGCGTGCTCGCGCGGCGCCCGACGGTCGTGCTCAGCCACCAGTGGCGCACGCGCTCGGCCACGACGCTGCGCGCCGCCTGCCGGCTGCTGCGCGGCACGACGCTCGTCTCGATGGACCACGGGGCCGGCACGCGGCTGGGCTACGTCCTGTCGTGGACGCCGCTGCCCGGCGCGGACGTCGGCGCGCACCAGAGCGTCTTCGAGCAGCGGATCTCCCCGATCGGCGCCCGCCGCCACTGCGTCGTGCGGGGCGGCATCGACGACGCGCGGTTCGCGCCCGCCGAGGACGTCGAGCCCGACATCGACTTCCTCATGGTCGGCCGCTTCGTCCCGTACAAGGGCCAGCTGCGGTTCCTCGAGCAGCTGCCCGCTGGAGCGCGCGCGGTGCTCGTCGGACCGTCGGACTCCGTGGACCCCGACTACCTCGCCGCGGTGGCCGCGGCGGCCCGGGAGGCCGGAGTGGAGGTCCGCTACGACGTCAGCGACGCCGAGCTCGTCGCGACCTACCGTCGCGCGCGGCACACCGTCCAGGTGCCGATCGACGTCCGCCGCTACGGCAGCGGGGCCGGCGCCGCGCCACCGGAGCTGCTCGGCCTGACGATGCTCGAGGCGATGGCGTGCGGATCGGTGCCGATCTGCCCGGCGGACGGCGCGTCAGCGGAGTTCGTGACCGACGGCGTCACGGGCCGCACCTACGACGCGCAGGACGACCGGGCGCTCGCGGCCGTGCTCGCGCGGGCGCTCGCGGACCGCGAGGGCACCGCGACGCTGCGGGCGGGCGCGATCGCGGAGTCGGCGCGCTGGACGTGGCGGGCCGCGGCCCGCGAGCTCATCGCCGCGGTCCCGGCGCTGGGCGGCCGCTGACCGCCGGGCGGCTCAGCGCCGCGTGGCGCCCGGCGCGGGACAGCGCGCGAGCCGCAGCGTCGCACGGTCCTGCTCGCGACCGAGCGCGTCCTTCGCGACGACCGTGATCGTCCCGCGCCGCCGCGGGATCGGCAGCGTCAGCCGGGCGGGGAGCGTCGCCGGCCCGCCGCCGTCGGGATCACCGGTCACCCGCGGCCGTCCGCCGGGCAGCGTGACCTCCAGGCGGCTGTACGGCTCGCTGGTCGTGCCGAGCCCGAAGCGCAGGACGAAGCGCCCGCGCGAGCAGCGCCGCGAGGCGACGGGGGCGAGCGGGGCGCGGCGCGCGGCGTCGGGGGTGACGAGCCGGGGGAGGTCGGGGCGGTTGCAGCGGACCGCCGGGGCGACCGGCGTCGTGGTCACCCGCCGGACGGCGTCGACGTACGCGCGACCGGACGGCTTGAGCTCCGCCGTGCGGCGGTCCGCGAGACCGAACCAGCCGGCGGCGTCGGCGCTCAGGCTCTCCTGGGTGACCCACGCGAACGGGGTCACCTTCTGGACGCCGCAGTCGGAGGCGGCGAGCAGGTCCACGAGCTCGGGGAGCATCGCGGTGCGCCGCTCCTCGCTGACCGCGGCGATGTCGGTGAGCAGCACCGTCCCTCGGGTCGCCCAGCCGGTTTCGTGGATGTCGATCGGGGTGGAGCGCTCACCGAGCCGGTCGAGGATCTCCCGCAGGCCGCGGACCTGCTCCAGCACCTGCTCGGGGTTCTGGCGGTAGATCGTCACGCCGACCGCGTCGACGTTCCCGGCGAGCGCGGGCCGGGCGGCGAACATGTCCTGGAGGAAGCCGGCCGCGTTGCCGGTGCCGCTGCGCGCCGAGTGCACGAGCCCGCCGATCGCGACGCGGGCGTGCGGGTCGACCTCCAGCAGCGCACGACGCACGGCGAGGTACAGGTCGGCGTAGTGCGTCGGGCGGATCGCCAGCACCGACCCGCTGAGGTTCGGCTCGTTCCAGACCTGGAACTGCGTCATCGGGACGTACGGCAGGTCCGGGTTGCGGCGCCAGAACGCGCCGTCGCGCCCGTACCGGCGGGCCACCGCGGTCGCGTAGCTGACGAACGGCCCGATGCGCGGGGCGCCACCGGTCGTCCCGGGGACCTCGCCGCCCCACGGGGTGGAGAAGCCCAGCAGGGCGTCCCAGCGCAGCCCGTTGCGCGCGAGGTGCCGGGCGATCGCGTCCGGGCGGGTCCAGTCGTAGGTGTGCTCCCCGGTCCGCGGGTTCGGGGCCTGCGGCTCGATCTGGTCCCAGTAGGGGATCGCGCGGACGCTCGCGAGGCCCGTGCGCCCGATCGCGTCGGCGTGGCGGGCGGTCGGCAGCTCGCCGAGGCCGTCGGGCCACAGGACCCCGTTGTTGATCCCGAACGCGTCGGGGCGCACCGGCGCCTCGCGGCCCGTGGCCGCCGACGGGGCGAGGAGCAGTGCCGCGCAGGAGGACAGGAGGAGCGCGCGCGGCCGGCCCCGCTCGA from Paraconexibacter algicola carries:
- a CDS encoding glycosyltransferase family 4 protein, which codes for MPSLVSILPSDLARARGGAERYAVELHAALRAELPGWEHRALVAVSAGAAEHLPDGWSAVQGRLAGRVSAGDAIGPLDVARVLARRPTVVLSHQWRTRSATTLRAACRLLRGTTLVSMDHGAGTRLGYVLSWTPLPGADVGAHQSVFEQRISPIGARRHCVVRGGIDDARFAPAEDVEPDIDFLMVGRFVPYKGQLRFLEQLPAGARAVLVGPSDSVDPDYLAAVAAAAREAGVEVRYDVSDAELVATYRRARHTVQVPIDVRRYGSGAGAAPPELLGLTMLEAMACGSVPICPADGASAEFVTDGVTGRTYDAQDDRALAAVLARALADREGTATLRAGAIAESARWTWRAAARELIAAVPALGGR